One Thunnus thynnus chromosome 21, fThuThy2.1, whole genome shotgun sequence DNA segment encodes these proteins:
- the gtf3ab gene encoding general transcription factor IIIA, b, which produces MGERLQSQKSYVCSFFDCKAKFSKSWKLEAHLCKHTGLKPFSCEKCDKSFCTRYQLTRHELSHSGEKPHKCLTEGCSEAFVTNASMKNHMARVHQHQEKQYRCDHRGCKKDFNKRYQLTAHKGEHQQILPFHCTFKGCTREFPSRGKLKHHEKVHAGYTCEDEACPFLGKTWTEYQKHRKEHKVKLPCGGCKKQFNNAWFLHQHELRVHSGERRMLMCPRKGCGKKFTRRFNLENHVLGDHEGKKPFSCAFAGCGKSFAMKESLWRHGVVHDPGKKKLKKLHPKKNQPWRIALQVKLAAAANQAETNKLAAKLRNTRLEDTKS; this is translated from the exons ATGGGGGAGAGGTTGCAAAGCCAAAAAAGCTACGTTTGCTCTTTTTTTGATTGTAAAGCTAAGTTTAGTAAGTCATGGAAGCTAGAGGCTCATCTTTGCAAACACACAGGATTG AAACCGTTCTCctgtgaaaaatgtgacaaGAGTTTTTGCACTCGCTATCAGCTCACCAGACATGAGCTCAGTCACAGCGGGGAAAAACCTCACAA GTGTCTGACTGAAGGATGCTCCGAGGCCTTCGTCACGAACGCCAGCATGAAGAACCACATGGCTCGAGTTCACCAGCACCAGGAGAAGCAATATCGA TGTGATCATCGGGGCTGCAAAAAGGACTTCAACAAGAGGTACCAACTGACTGCCCATAAGGGTGAGCACCAACAGATTCTGCCATTTCA TTGTACTTTCAAAGGCTGCACAAGAGAATTTCCCTCTCGTGGAAAACTGAAGCACCATGAGAAAGTACATGCAG GTTACACTTGTGAGGATGAAGCGTGCCCTTTCCTGGGGAAGACATGGACAGAATATCAGAAGCACAGAAAGGAGCATAAAG TCAAGCTGCCGTGCGGAGGGTGCAAAAAGCAGTTTAACAACGCCTGGTTCTTGCACCAGCATGAGCTGCGTGTCCACTCTGGGGAGAGGAGGATGTTGATGTGCCCCAGAAAAGGATGTGGCAAGAAGTTTACTCGTCGCTTCAACTTGGAGAATCACGTACTGGGAGACCATGAGGGCAAGAAACCCTTCAGCTGTGCGTTCGCTGGCTGTGGGAAGAGCTTTGCCATGAAG GAGAGTCTGTGGCGACATGGAGTGGTGCATGACCCAGGAAAGAAAAAGCTGAAG AAACTGCATCCTAAAAAGAATCAGCCCTGGCGTATTGCACTGCAGGTCAAACTGGCAGCTGCAGCCAATCAAGCGGAGACCAACAAGCTTGCTGCAAAGCTGCGAAATACACGTTTAGAGGATACCAAATCTTGA
- the lnx2a gene encoding ligand of Numb protein X 2a isoform X2, whose product MVTSPPRSPRSPQTDLRDATPSPPSGPNNACSNGSTWTDDAGLDNPAFEESTEEDSVVGLECVVPRVKRPLSNPCIHLLRSVSSTSSGWDCPESPPLSAEEGCVKLPSLPEGEITAIEVHRANPYVELGISIVGGNETPLINIVIQEVYRDGVIARDGRLLAGDQILQVNNVDISNVPHSFARSTLARPCTTLQLTVLRERRCASRAPPSSSSSTPAVPHAPCSTPEGTPSSPATLRITLHKRDSTEQLGIKLVRRTDESGVFVLDLLEGGLAAKDGRLRSNDRVLAVNEQDLRHGTPEQAAQIIQASGERVHLMIGRPSKPTPPPPPKSSSTRDLYCLDHFLPNHSSTPSPVPIHLSRTSTHRDLSQCVTCKEKHITVKKEPLESLGMTVAGGRGSKSGELPIFVTSVQPHGCLSRDGRIKRGDVLLSINGQDLTYLSHSEAVGTLKASAASPSVQLRVLEVSMVEEHDHDQLLPHTHDSDFDANWSPSWVMWLGLPSYLHSSHEIVLRRNHPGSWGFSIVGGYEETHGNQAFFIKTIVLGTPAYYDGRLKCGDMIVAVNGLSTAGMSHSALVPMLKEQRSRVALTVVSWPGSLV is encoded by the exons ATGGTGACCAGCCCTCCCAGATCACCCCGCTCCCCGCAGACAGACCTGAGGGACGCCACCCCGTCGCCGCCCTCCGGACCTAACAACGCCTGCAGCAACGGATCCACGTGGACAGACGATGCCGGCCTTGACAACCCCGCCTTTGAGGAAAGCACCGAGGAAGACA GTGTGGTCGGGTTGGAGTGTGTTGTCCCCAGGGTGAAGCGGCCCCTCAGTAATCCCTGCATCCACCTCCTCCGGTCTGTCAGCTCCACCTCCTCAGGCTGGGACTGCCCCGAGTCCCCGCCTCTCTCCGCTGAAGAGG GCTGTGTAAAGTTGCCCTCCCTCCCTGAAGGAGAGATTACCGCCATAGAGGTCCACCGGGCCAACCCGTACGTTGAGCTGGGCATCAGCATCGTCGGTGGAAACGAGACGCCTCTCATTAACATTGTGATTCAGGAAGTCTACCGAGACGGGGTCATTGCACGAGACGGGAGGCTGCTGGCTGGGGATCAGATACTACAG GTGAACAATGTGGACATCAGTAATGTGCCCCACAGTTTTGCCCGCTCTACCCTTGCACGCCCCTGTACCACTCTGCAGCTGACTGTGCTCAGGGAGCGTCGCTGTGCCTCCCGGGcgcctccctcttcctcctcctccaccccggCCGTGCCACACGCGCCCTGCTCCACCCCTGAGGGCACCCCGTCCAGCCCCGCCACACTGAGAATCACCCTGCATAAGCGGGACTCAACAGAGCAGCTTGGCATCAAGCTGGTGCGGCGAACGGATGAGTCAGGAGTGTTTGTGTTGGACCTGTTGGAGGGAGGCCTGGCAGCGAAGGACGGCAGGCTGCGCAGTAATGACCGCGTTTTGGCTGTCAACGAACAGGACCTTCGCCACGGCACCCCGGAGCAGGCTGCACAGATTATACAG GCCAGCGGAGAGCGAGTCCACCTGATGATTGGCCGACCCAGTAAACCAACTCCGCCGCCACCGCCAAAATCAAGCTCCACCAGAGACCTTTACTGCCTTGATCACTTCCTGCCTAACCACAGCTCTACCCCAAGTCCTGTGCCCATACACCTCTCCCGCACCAGCACCCACAGA GATCTGTCCCAGTGTGTGACCTGTAAGGAGAAACATATCACGGTGAAGAAGGAACCTCTGGAGTCACTTGGCATGACTGTCGCAGGAGGGCGGGGCAGCAAGAGCGGGGAGCTGCCGATCTTTGTGACCAGCGTCCAACCTCACGGCTGCTTGTCGAGGGACGGGCGAATCAAACGAG gTGACGTCCTGCTGAGTATCAACGGTCAGGACTTGACGTATCTGAGCCACAGTGAGGCCGTGGGCACCCTTAAGGCCAGCGCTGCCTCACCCTCAGTGCAGCTGCGGGTGCTGGAGGTCAGCATGGTGGAGGAGCACGACCACGACCAGCTGCTGCCTCACACTCATGACAGCGACTTTGATGCCAACTGGTCCCCCTCGTGGGTCATGTGGCTGGGTCTGCCCAG CTACCTGCACAGTAGTCATGAGATTGTACTGCGGAGGAACCACCCTGGCAGTTGGGGCTTCAGCATCGTTGGCGGCTATGAAGAAACCCACGGCAACCAGGCGTTCTTCATCAAGACCATTGTCCTCGGCACACCTGCGTACTACGACGGACGCCTCAA GTGTGGTGACATGATTGTGGCGGTCAACGGCCTGTCAACAGCAGGAATGAGCCACTCAGCGCTGGTGCCCATGCTGAAGGAGCAGCGCAGCCGGGTGGCGCTTACTGTGGTCTCCTGGCCTGGCAGCCTGGTATAG
- the lnx2a gene encoding ligand of Numb protein X 2a isoform X1, which translates to MGSPGCEVGLAGPVEPTLEALCSECGQIHRSWENHLYNYRLEVDDDLVCHICLQPLVQPLDTPCGHTFCARCLRSFLQERDFCPLDRTRLQLQACRRSSILVHKLLDKLSVSCPLTPVCSLSMPRCDLEAHLKHRCPGTQSQQTSVDGPRCESGDERAMVTSPPRSPRSPQTDLRDATPSPPSGPNNACSNGSTWTDDAGLDNPAFEESTEEDSVVGLECVVPRVKRPLSNPCIHLLRSVSSTSSGWDCPESPPLSAEEGCVKLPSLPEGEITAIEVHRANPYVELGISIVGGNETPLINIVIQEVYRDGVIARDGRLLAGDQILQVNNVDISNVPHSFARSTLARPCTTLQLTVLRERRCASRAPPSSSSSTPAVPHAPCSTPEGTPSSPATLRITLHKRDSTEQLGIKLVRRTDESGVFVLDLLEGGLAAKDGRLRSNDRVLAVNEQDLRHGTPEQAAQIIQASGERVHLMIGRPSKPTPPPPPKSSSTRDLYCLDHFLPNHSSTPSPVPIHLSRTSTHRDLSQCVTCKEKHITVKKEPLESLGMTVAGGRGSKSGELPIFVTSVQPHGCLSRDGRIKRGDVLLSINGQDLTYLSHSEAVGTLKASAASPSVQLRVLEVSMVEEHDHDQLLPHTHDSDFDANWSPSWVMWLGLPSYLHSSHEIVLRRNHPGSWGFSIVGGYEETHGNQAFFIKTIVLGTPAYYDGRLKCGDMIVAVNGLSTAGMSHSALVPMLKEQRSRVALTVVSWPGSLV; encoded by the exons ATGGGCAGCCCAGGCTGCGAGGTGGGTCTCGCCGGGCCAGTGGAGCCAACCCTGGAGGCTCTGTGTTCTGAGTGTGGCCAGATCCACCGCAGCTGGGAGAACCACCTTTACAACTACCGCCTGGAAGTGGACGACGACCTTGTGTGCCACATCTGCCTGCAGCCGTTGGTGCAGCCACTCGACACACCGTGCGGCCACACCTTCTGCGCCCGCTGCCTGCGTAGCTTCCTCCAGGAGAGGGACTTCTGCCCGTTGGACAGGACGCGGCTGCAGCTGCAGGCGTGCCGCAGATCCAGCATACTGGTTCACAAGCTGCTGGACAAGCTGTCAGTGTCCTGCCCTTTGACCCCAGTCTGCTCCCTTAGCATGCCACGATGTGACTTGGAGGCACACCTCAAACACAG GTGCCCCGGGACGCAGTCTCAGCAGACCAGTGTGGACGGCCCGCGATGCGAGAGTGGGGACGAGCGGGCGATGGTGACCAGCCCTCCCAGATCACCCCGCTCCCCGCAGACAGACCTGAGGGACGCCACCCCGTCGCCGCCCTCCGGACCTAACAACGCCTGCAGCAACGGATCCACGTGGACAGACGATGCCGGCCTTGACAACCCCGCCTTTGAGGAAAGCACCGAGGAAGACA GTGTGGTCGGGTTGGAGTGTGTTGTCCCCAGGGTGAAGCGGCCCCTCAGTAATCCCTGCATCCACCTCCTCCGGTCTGTCAGCTCCACCTCCTCAGGCTGGGACTGCCCCGAGTCCCCGCCTCTCTCCGCTGAAGAGG GCTGTGTAAAGTTGCCCTCCCTCCCTGAAGGAGAGATTACCGCCATAGAGGTCCACCGGGCCAACCCGTACGTTGAGCTGGGCATCAGCATCGTCGGTGGAAACGAGACGCCTCTCATTAACATTGTGATTCAGGAAGTCTACCGAGACGGGGTCATTGCACGAGACGGGAGGCTGCTGGCTGGGGATCAGATACTACAG GTGAACAATGTGGACATCAGTAATGTGCCCCACAGTTTTGCCCGCTCTACCCTTGCACGCCCCTGTACCACTCTGCAGCTGACTGTGCTCAGGGAGCGTCGCTGTGCCTCCCGGGcgcctccctcttcctcctcctccaccccggCCGTGCCACACGCGCCCTGCTCCACCCCTGAGGGCACCCCGTCCAGCCCCGCCACACTGAGAATCACCCTGCATAAGCGGGACTCAACAGAGCAGCTTGGCATCAAGCTGGTGCGGCGAACGGATGAGTCAGGAGTGTTTGTGTTGGACCTGTTGGAGGGAGGCCTGGCAGCGAAGGACGGCAGGCTGCGCAGTAATGACCGCGTTTTGGCTGTCAACGAACAGGACCTTCGCCACGGCACCCCGGAGCAGGCTGCACAGATTATACAG GCCAGCGGAGAGCGAGTCCACCTGATGATTGGCCGACCCAGTAAACCAACTCCGCCGCCACCGCCAAAATCAAGCTCCACCAGAGACCTTTACTGCCTTGATCACTTCCTGCCTAACCACAGCTCTACCCCAAGTCCTGTGCCCATACACCTCTCCCGCACCAGCACCCACAGA GATCTGTCCCAGTGTGTGACCTGTAAGGAGAAACATATCACGGTGAAGAAGGAACCTCTGGAGTCACTTGGCATGACTGTCGCAGGAGGGCGGGGCAGCAAGAGCGGGGAGCTGCCGATCTTTGTGACCAGCGTCCAACCTCACGGCTGCTTGTCGAGGGACGGGCGAATCAAACGAG gTGACGTCCTGCTGAGTATCAACGGTCAGGACTTGACGTATCTGAGCCACAGTGAGGCCGTGGGCACCCTTAAGGCCAGCGCTGCCTCACCCTCAGTGCAGCTGCGGGTGCTGGAGGTCAGCATGGTGGAGGAGCACGACCACGACCAGCTGCTGCCTCACACTCATGACAGCGACTTTGATGCCAACTGGTCCCCCTCGTGGGTCATGTGGCTGGGTCTGCCCAG CTACCTGCACAGTAGTCATGAGATTGTACTGCGGAGGAACCACCCTGGCAGTTGGGGCTTCAGCATCGTTGGCGGCTATGAAGAAACCCACGGCAACCAGGCGTTCTTCATCAAGACCATTGTCCTCGGCACACCTGCGTACTACGACGGACGCCTCAA GTGTGGTGACATGATTGTGGCGGTCAACGGCCTGTCAACAGCAGGAATGAGCCACTCAGCGCTGGTGCCCATGCTGAAGGAGCAGCGCAGCCGGGTGGCGCTTACTGTGGTCTCCTGGCCTGGCAGCCTGGTATAG
- the si:ch211-140b10.6 gene encoding protein POLR1D-like, which produces MAEDSELEKRAVEELLKETDRARVRAETMGPAGWLKCPLRSTNKRFLLNTLRSTGLQRHTGEPSSAKRGRLRSESPDRSRVRSRTPPRDHRNNGGHTDHKHHRSSRGNKDKKQDRDKGRSHRHKDNREQRHGKDGRSTDKDRHRLHK; this is translated from the exons ATGGCAGAGGACAGTGAACTGGAGAA GCGTGCAGTGGAGGAGCTCCTCAAGGAGACTGACAGGGCTCGGGTGAGAGCGGAGACCATGGGCCCTGCAGGATG GTTGAAATGTCCACTGCGGAGTACCAACAAGCGCTTCCTCCTCAACACCCTGCGCTCCACCGGCCTGCAGCGGCACACCGGTGAGCCCAGCTCTGCCAAAAGAGGACGCCTGAGGAGCGAGTCCCCGGACAGAAGCCGTGTGCGCAGCAGAACGCCTCCCAGAGATCACAGGAATAATGGAGGCCACACAGACCATAAACATCATAGGAGCAGCCGCGGCAACAAAGATAAGAAGCAGGATAGAGACAAGGGAAGGAGCCACAGGCACAAAgacaacagagagcagagacacGGGAAGGATGGTCGGagcacagacaaagacagacaccGACTTCATAAATGA
- the pdx1 gene encoding pancreas/duodenum homeobox protein 1: protein MNREDHYYPSQVFKDPCAYQRSQGEDYSHSPPSCLYMSRQVHSVYTPPSMGALEPASLPDITPAYSLPMREDPGVPQLHHPQGLQQQPLPPAAGYGDTGDQNRYHLPFPWMKTTKSHSHTWKGQWAGPYVMETEENKRTRTAYTRAQLLELEKEFLFNRYISRPRRVELALTLSLTERHIKIWFQNRRMKWKKEEDRRRARGADPDQDSSITSGDQAEAASGVPHVTTPPVSPLHGHTLSASGPREPA, encoded by the exons ATGAATCGGGAAGATCATTACTACCCTTCGCAGGTTTTTAAAGACCCCTGTGCCTACCAGAGATCACAGGGTGAGGACTACAGCCACAGCCCGCCGTCCTGCCTCTACATGAGCAGGCAGGTCCACTCCGTCTACACGCCGCCGTCCATGGGAGCTTTGGAGCCGGCCAGCCTTCCTGACATTACCCCCGCTTACAGTCTACCTATGCGGGAGGATCCAGGTGTTCCTCAGCTGCACCACCCGCAGGGgctccagcagcagcctctCCCGCCTGCCGCAGGTTATGGAGACACGGGGGATCAGAACAGATATCACCTCCCTTTCCCCTGGATGAAAACCACAAAATCCCACTCACACACCTGGAAGGGACAGTGGGCAG GACCGTATGTGATGGAGACTGAGGAAAACAAACGCACAAGGACAGCATACACGCGCGCCCAGCTGCTGGAGCTCGAGAAGGAGTTCCTGTTCAACCGCTACATCTCTAGGCCGCGCCGCGTGGAGCTGGCTTTGACCCTGAGCCTCACCGAGCGCCACATCAAGATCTGGTTTCAGAACCGGCGCATGAAgtggaagaaggaggaggaccgGAGGAGGGCGAGGGGCGCCGACCCGGACCAGGACTCCTCCATCACCTCTGGAGACCAGGCAGAGGCTGCGAGCGGGGTCCCTCATGTCACTACGCCTCCTGTTTCCCCGCTACACGGCCACACTCTCTCCGCCTCTGGGCCCAGAGAGCCCGCTTAG
- the urad gene encoding 2-oxo-4-hydroxy-4-carboxy-5-ureidoimidazoline decarboxylase, protein MNMEIATVNALPYEDFVNIFGNVVEKCPIITAAVWSRRPFVSLGAFEAAISEFIDALPESGKEGILRCHPDLAGRDLQSGTLTQESREEQTGAGMDALDSSETSRMARLNDEYKERFGFPFVICARMNDKATILRQLSERLGNERPVERARGIEEVKKICRLRLQGLVLIDALNKL, encoded by the exons ATGAACATGGAAATCGCAACAGTAAATGCTCTTCCTTACGAGgattttgtgaatattttcgGCAATGTGGTGGAGAAATGTCCCATCATAACAGCCGCTGTGTGGTCGAGGCGTCCATTTGTGAGTTTGGGTGCTTTTGAGGCTGCCATCAGTGAGTTCATTGATGCTCTGCCAGAATCAG GTAAAGAGGGGATCCTCAGGTGTCACCCGGACCTCGCGGGCAGGGACCTCCAGAGCGGCACTTTGACCCAGGAGTCGCGTGAAGAGCAGACAGGAGCCGGAATGGACGCGCTGGACTCCTCGGAAACTTCGCGCATGGCTCGGCTAAACGACGAGTACAAAGAGCGCTTTGGATTCCCGTTTGTCATCTGCGCCAGGATGAACGACAAGGCGACCATCTTACGGCAGCTGTCCGAGCGCCTCGGGAACGAGCGCCCGGTGGAGAGGGCGCGCGGCATCGAGGAGGTGAAGAAGATATGCCGCCTGCGTCTCCAAGGTCTGGTGCTCATTGACGCACTGAACAAATTATGA